In Anser cygnoides isolate HZ-2024a breed goose chromosome Z, Taihu_goose_T2T_genome, whole genome shotgun sequence, a genomic segment contains:
- the LOC136789150 gene encoding E3 ubiquitin-protein ligase Topors-like has translation MSGQDMAAGAQKAMEECALGVTAGASQQQQPRPLEAAEDLLCPICMNDIENAAYVAFCLHRFCLECIQQWAERKATCPICRRPFHRLLHSVRADDDFQEYVVVSSTRCRRDVARERDRSRSPHRQSSPHNSAADHSPSAPGRRPVGRDPASGEDAIRGPSNTTSQQAPTSSTSGEPTRLSTGQHPAGPTAAPRASFRTVLRRALRLDFCYLQ, from the coding sequence ATGTCGGGGCAGGACATGGCAGCGGGTGCCCAGAAAGCTATGGAGGAGTGCGCCTTAGGCGTGACTGCCGgcgccagccagcagcagcagcccaggccgTTGGAGGCAGCAGAAGACCTCCTGTGTCCCATCTGTATGAATGACATCGAGAACGCAGCCTATGTGGCCTTCTGCTTGCACCGCTTCTGCTTGGAGTGCATCCAGCAGTGGGCCGAGAGGAAAGCCACGTGCCCCATCTGCAGGCGGCCCTTCCACCGGCTCCTGCACTCGGTGCGAGCGGACGATGACTTCCAGGAATACGTCGTCGTCTCTTCCACCCGTTGCCGCAGGGACGTGGCCAGAGAGAGGGACCGGAGCAGGTCCCCGCACCGGCAGTCCAGCCCACACAACTCGGCCGCTGACCACAGCCCTTCAGCACCCGGAAGGAGGCCTGTGGGACGTGACCCAGCATCCGGAGAAGATGCCATTCGGGGGCCCTCCAACACCACCTCCCAGCAGGCTCCCACATCCAGCACTTCTGGGGAGCCAACCCGGCTGAGTACAGGGCAGCACCCGGCCGGCCCTACGGCCGCACCTCGCGCCAGCTTCAGAACAGTGCTGCGGCGAGCTCTGCGGCTTGACTTCTGTTACCTCCAATAA